The Acidobacteriota bacterium genome contains the following window.
TTCGGGTTGAGCCCAGAAAGCGAGAGGAGAGGGACGATGAAGGAACCACCACCCCGTCCGATCAAGCCGGCAAAGAAACCAAGGACGCTTCCGGCGATGATGCCGAGGGCAATCCGCTCCCTTCCCGTCATCTCCCCCTTTTTCGGCTGAAAGCCGGAGAGCATCAATATTGCCGCTCCTCCGGTGAAAATGGCAAAGGCCAAGATAACTCTGGGGGTGGAGAGCCTTAGGTTGATCAGGGTGCCCAATGGAGCGAAGATCACCATCGTAATGGCAAATGGTAGCGCTACCCGTAGATCGATGAGTTTCTTTCTCAAGTAGGTGATGGTGGCAGAAAGGGAATTGGCGACATTGAGGAGCATACCGAGCGGTATCGCCTCCCTTTTGAAATCCATCCCCAGCCAGAAGAGGATGGGAATGTAGAGTTGAGAACCGCCCATCCCCAACATCGAAAAGAGGAAGGCGATGGCAAAAAAGATCGGAGGTGCGAGATAAAGATGGTTCA
Protein-coding sequences here:
- a CDS encoding sulfite exporter TauE/SafE family protein; protein product: MNHLYLAPPIFFAIAFLFSMLGMGGSQLYIPILFWLGMDFKREAIPLGMLLNVANSLSATITYLRKKLIDLRVALPFAITMVIFAPLGTLINLRLSTPRVILAFAIFTGGAAILMLSGFQPKKGEMTGRERIALGIIAGSVLGFFAGLIGRGGGSFIVPLLSLSGLNPKSAVATSALVVTFSGSSSFISHLLTAATPRPLIWVLSLIAVILGSQLGSRIMAHRMKPKGVRRLFGITLLGIAILLIVKDVIH